The Deltaproteobacteria bacterium RIFCSPHIGHO2_02_FULL_44_16 nucleotide sequence AGAGTCGCTGGACTGCGTCTGCCATCACATGCGCTGTGGTGTGACGAAGGCGATATAAATAGCTCTCTTCGTATTTTTCTGTTTCTCGTTTTGACATTTTAAATACAATGCCCTCAAAAATCTCATCTTCTTTTTTCAACACAACGTTGAAATCATAAAAAGAAATGGCGCAGCCATGTGGGCATAAGAGGACTCGAACCTCTGACCCCTACCATGTCAAGGTAGTGCTCTAACCAACTGAGCTATATGCCCGGATTAGGCTGCTGAAAAAGTTCGTCTGCTTCGTTGCCTTCGTCAGCACTCCTTGCAGCGTACATTTGCAGTACGCTTCAGTCGGCTTCCTCAGGCTGCCTCGCATACGATTCTTTTTCAGCAGCCTTTGCACAAGAAGATCGAGGCGATTAGCAAATCCTTCAAAAAAGTCAATGATTTAGGCTTTGAAAACGGCCGTAGGAGGCGATTGTTGAGCGGCGTCTTCAGACGCTGGAAACGAAGCCTCAATGCACAGCAGGCTGAAGCGCAGGCAAAAATCCGGCGTGTGAGGATTTTTGCCGTAGTGAGACAACGCCTCCGAGAGACGTTTTCAGTTTTAAAGTAAAAGATGAGAGATTATTTTGGAAGAATTCGAATTTTAAAGTTTTATGCTTTTTTCAGAAGTTGATCAATTGTGCCTTTGGGGACATTGCCAATGACCTGATCGACTTTTTGGCCACCCTTAAAAAGCATGACAGCGGGGATACTACGAATACCATATTGAGCGGCCACTTTAGGGTTCTGATCGACATCCACCTTGCAAACTTTCACTTTATTTTCCTGTTCCTGTGCAACGGTTTCCAGTGTCGGAGTGAGCGCCTTGCAGGGGCCACACCACTCAGCCCAAAAATCGACAAGCACCGGTTTATCTGCACTGAGCACTTCTGTTGCAAATGTTGCATCGGTCACATCAAAAATATTTTTTGCCATAACGTTCTCCTTGATTGATTCTGCTTTAATCACTGCTGATATTTCAGTCAACAGTTCTCTCATTGTTGAGCACACCAAAAGGAGCCTGACGAATTTCTGGCATAATGTTGTGCCAGAAAGCGTCTGGCTCTTAAAACATAAAGCGCCGAAGACTGATGCTCAGAAGAATTCCGATACTCATCAAAATCGTGACCATCGACGAACCACCATAACTTAAAAGCGGAAGTGTGACACCGGTGAGAGGGATGAGACCGAGCACTCCTCCGAGATTAATAACGAGTTGCCAAAAAATCATGGCCACAATTCCCAACGCTAAAAAAATACCGAAGCGATCACGCGCTTTTCGCGAAACTTCAACTCCCATCAAAAGAAAAGCAGCATAGAGTCCAAGAGCAAAAACAGAACCGAGAAAACCCCATTCCTCTGCAAGCACCGGAAAAATAAAATCGGTATGACGCTCGGGCAAATACTGAAGCTTATTGATATTCCCCTTGAGATATCCCTTTCCTAAAATCTTTCCTGAACCGACCGCAATTTTTGATTGCATCAAATGATAACCACGACCACGAACATCTTCTTCCGGATGAAGAAATGAAAAAATACGATCACGCTGATAAGGTTTCAGACCAAAAGTATAAAACGAACCGGCTGCTGCAATTGCTAAAAAAAGTCCGAGAAGAAGTGTTTTACGACGAATACCTGCAAAGAAAGCGAGCGACATAAAAATACAGATAAGAAAAAGGGAAGAACCAAGATCACCTTGATAAATAATAAGAGCAACCGGGATAAACATAAATAAGAATGGTTGCCATAAATCGAGAAGACCACAGCCGTCTGGGTTTGGATGGTCACTGAAATATTTCGCCGCAATTAAAATATAAGCGATTTTTGCAAGCTCTGCTGGCTGCAAATTGAAAGGCCCCAGTTGAATCCATCCATGCGTACCGCGCACAGTCGAACCAAAAAAAATCGAAATCATCAGAAGTAACAACACAAGA carries:
- a CDS encoding thioredoxin is translated as MAKNIFDVTDATFATEVLSADKPVLVDFWAEWCGPCKALTPTLETVAQEQENKVKVCKVDVDQNPKVAAQYGIRSIPAVMLFKGGQKVDQVIGNVPKGTIDQLLKKA
- a CDS encoding rod shape-determining protein RodA, which translates into the protein MTQRFTETFNWPLFGVVLTLLAIGLVNLYSAVSFWEETNAVSLFWNQMAWVGVGLLVMVAAIFFDYRVFKSLAITIYVLVLLLLMISIFFGSTVRGTHGWIQLGPFNLQPAELAKIAYILIAAKYFSDHPNPDGCGLLDLWQPFLFMFIPVALIIYQGDLGSSLFLICIFMSLAFFAGIRRKTLLLGLFLAIAAAGSFYTFGLKPYQRDRIFSFLHPEEDVRGRGYHLMQSKIAVGSGKILGKGYLKGNINKLQYLPERHTDFIFPVLAEEWGFLGSVFALGLYAAFLLMGVEVSRKARDRFGIFLALGIVAMIFWQLVINLGGVLGLIPLTGVTLPLLSYGGSSMVTILMSIGILLSISLRRFMF